Part of the Rubritalea squalenifaciens DSM 18772 genome, CAACGGGGTTCTGGATTTTAGGCCGGGGTTGTGACCCGTAGGGGCGCTACCCCGGTATAGGTGGCCCACCACCTATACGACCCCAACGGGGTCGCGTAATAATCTGGCAAGACATTATGATCTAGTTTAGCTAGGATCATGGCCCATACGTTTTGCCACTGCTGTGTACATATAATATTTTCCACAAAAGAACGTTATCCCTTTTTTGCGGATTACGCTTTAAGGTCTGAGCTGCATCGCTATTTGGGCGGTGTCCTAAAAAGTTTAGGCTGTAAGCCTGTACAGATTGGTGGGGTAGAGGATCACGTGCATGTTCTGTGTATTCTCGGAAAGCAAGTTACGGTTGCTGATCTGGTAAAGGAACTGAAGCGTGTATCAAGCAAATGGCTTGGTGAGGGCTCAGGAAGCATGATGAAGAAGTTCTCATGGCAGTCAGGTTATGGTGCATTTTCTGTTTCCTCATCAGCTATCGGTGAGGTGATCAGTTACATTGCCAATCAAGAGGAGCACCATGCAAGGATGAGCTTTCAAAATGAATATCGCAGTTTGCTCAATAAGCATGGACTTGACTATGATGAGAAGTACTTGTGGGACTAACAGATTTCCGCGACCCCGTTGGGGTCGTTTTAAAATATGAAAGCATCCCCGGGGTAGCGTCCCTTCGGGCCACAACCCCGGGCTAGATGACGAAACCCCGTTGGGGTTTTGCCCAGAGTAGCAAGTGTGTGAGCTGGTAGCATACGCAGGGTGGGTTGTGCCTGATGGGATACGTCGGGTGTGATGCGTTGGGTGTGATGCGTTGGGTGTGATGNNNNNNNNNNNNNNNNNNNNNNNNNNNNNNNNNNN contains:
- the tnpA gene encoding IS200/IS605 family transposase — protein: MAHTFCHCCVHIIFSTKERYPFFADYALRSELHRYLGGVLKSLGCKPVQIGGVEDHVHVLCILGKQVTVADLVKELKRVSSKWLGEGSGSMMKKFSWQSGYGAFSVSSSAIGEVISYIANQEEHHARMSFQNEYRSLLNKHGLDYDEKYLWD